A genomic region of Macaca thibetana thibetana isolate TM-01 chromosome 14, ASM2454274v1, whole genome shotgun sequence contains the following coding sequences:
- the GRK2 gene encoding beta-adrenergic receptor kinase 1: MADLEAVLADVSYLMAMEKSKATPAARASKKILLPEPSIRSVMQKYLEDRGEVTFEKIFSQKLGYLLFRDFCLNHLEEARPLVEFYEEIKKYEKLETEEERVARSREIFDSYIMKELLACSHPFSKSATEHVQGHLGKKQVPPDLFQPYIEEICQNLRGDVFQKFIESDKFTRFCQWKNVELNIHLTMNDFSVHRIIGRGGFGEVYGCRKADTGKMYAMKCLDKKRIKMKQGETLALNERIMLSLVSTGDCPFIVCMSYAFHTPDKLSFILDLMNGGDLHYHLSQHGVFSEADMRFYAAEIILGLEHMHNRFVVYRDLKPANILLDEHGHVRISDLGLACDFSKKKPHASVGTHGYMAPEVLQKGVAYDSSADWFSLGCMLFKLLRGHSPFRQHKTKDKHEIDRMTLTMAVELPDSFSPELRSLLEGLLQRDVNRRLGCLGRGAQEVKESPFFRSLDWQMVFLQKYPPPLIPPRGEVNAADAFDIGSFDEEDTKGIKLLDSDQELYRNFPLTISERWQQEVAETVFDTINTETDRLEARKKAKNKQLGHEEDYALGKDCIMHGYMSKMGNPFLTQWQRRYFYLFPNRLEWRGEGEAPQSLLTMEEIQSVEETQIKERKCLLLKIRGGKQFVLQCDSDPELVQWKKELRDAYREAQQLVQRVPKMKNKPRSPVVELSKVPLVQRGSANGL; the protein is encoded by the exons CATCCGCAGTGTCATGCAGAAGTACCTGGAGGACCGGGGCGAGGTGACCTTTGAGAAGATCTTTTCCCAGAAGCTGG GGTACCTGCTCTTCCGAGACTTCTGCCTGAACCACCTGGAGGAGGCCAGGCCCTTGGTGGAGTTCTACGAGGAG ATCAAGAAGTATGAGAAGCTGGAGACAGAGGAGGAGCGTGTGGCGCGCAGCCGGGAGATCTTCGACTCATACATCATGAAGGAGCTGCTGGCCTGCTCGCAC CCCTTCTCCAAGAGTGCCACTGAGCATGTCCAAGGCCACCTGGGGAAGAAGCAGGTGCCTCCAGATCTCTTCCAG CCATACATTGAAGAGATTTGTCAGAACCTCCGTGGGGATGTGTTCCAGAAATTCATCGAGAG TGATAAGTTCACACGGTTTTGCCAGTGGAAGAATGTGGAGCTCAACATCCAC CTGACCATGAATGACTTCAGCGTGCATCGCATCATCGGGCGCGGGGGCTTCGGCGAGGTCTATGGGTGCCGGAAGGCCGACACAGGCAAGAT GTACGCCATGAAGTGCCTGGACAAAAAGCGCATCAAGATGAAGCAGGGGGAGACCCTGGCCCTGAACGAGCGCATCATGCTCTCACTCGTCAGCACCGGG GACTGCCCATTCATCGTCTGCATGTCGTACGCGTTCCACACACCAGACAAGCTCAGCTTCATCCTGGACCTCATGAATG GTGGGGACCTGCACTACCACCTGTCCCAGCACGGGGTCTTCTCAGAGGCTGACATGCGCTTCTATGCGGCCGAGATCATCCTGGGCCTGGAGCACATGCACAACCGCTTCGTGGTCTACCGGGACCTGAAG CCGGCCAACATCCTTCTGGACGAGCATGGCCACGTGCGGATCTCAGACCTGGGCCTGGCCTGCGACTTCTCCAAGAAGAAGCCCCATGCCAGCGT GGGCACCCACGGGTACATGGCTCCGGAGGTCCTGCAGAAGGGCGTAGCCTATGACAGCAGTGCCGACTGGTTCTCTCTGGGGTGCATGCTCTTCAAGTTGCTGCGGGG GCATAGCCCCTTCCGGCAGCATAAGACCAAAGACAAGCATGAGATCGACCGCATGACGCTGACGATG GCTGTGGAGCTGCCCGACTCCTTCTCCCCTGAACTCCGCTCCCTGCTAGAGGGGCTGCTGCAGAGAGACGTCAACCGGAGACTGGGCTGCCTGGGCCGAGG GGCTCAGGAGGTGAAAGAGAGCCCCTTTTTCCGCTCCCTGGACTGGCAGATGGTCTTCTTGCAGAAG TACCCTCCCCCGCTGATCCCCCCACGAGGGGAGGTGAACGCGGCTGACGCCTTCGACATTGGCTCCTTTGATGAGGAGGACACAAAAGGAATCAAG TTACTGGACAGTGATCAGGAGCTCTACCGCAACTTCCCCCTCACCATCTCGGAGCGGTGGCAGCAGGAGGTGGCCGAGACTGTCTTCGACACCATCAACACTGAGACAGACCGGCTGGAGGCTCGCAAGAAAGCCAAGAACAAGCAGCTGGGCCATGAGGAAG ACTACGCCCTGGGCAAGGACTGCATCATGCACGGCTACATGTCCAAGATGGGCAACCCCTTCCTGACCCAGTGGCAGCGGCGGTACTTCTACCTGTTCCCCAACCGCCTGGAGTGGCGGGGCGAGGGCGAGGCCCCG CAGAGCCTGCTGACCATGGAGGAGATCCAGTCCGTGGAGGAGACGCAGATCAAGGAGCGCAAGTGCCTGCTCCTCAAGATCCGCGGTGGGAAACAGTTCGTTTTGCAGTGCGAC AGCGACCCTGAACTGGTGCAGTGGAAGAAGGAGCTGCGTGACGCCTACCGCGAGGCCCAGCAGCTGGTGCAGCGGGTGCCCAAGATGAAGAACAAGCCGCGCTCGCCCGTGGTGGAGCTGAGCAAGGTGCCGCTGGTCCAGCGCGGCAGTGCCAACGGCCTCTGA